The Ipomoea triloba cultivar NCNSP0323 chromosome 4, ASM357664v1 DNA segment AGTTGCAcatgattttaattttacttcACATTTTAATGCTTATTAGTATATCAACATTCGATCCTATAATTATCCTATTGATGCAGCCTATTGTAGCAGTGCCATCATTTGTATGTGCTGATGCATTTAACAAGTTCCTGCCCTTTGCTACCGGCTTTGCAGCCGGGTGTATGATTTGGATGGTTATGGCGGAGGTCCTTCCCGATGGGTTCAAGGTAGCTTATTTATATCATTCCTTTTGAAAGGACCACGCATTGAAACAAGGATAAAGTAATTATACTTGCAAGTTACATGGGGACAATCTTAAAGGTTTTAGGATGAACtccttataaaatattataaaacagCTTAGGTCACATGGTTTAGAAAGgttattttataattgaatAAGGCACGGTTcactttttattcttttgaCAAGTGCAATTGGAATGAGAATTATTGAATTGAAGAGAAGCTATTAAGTATAATTCATAAGTTCAAGTAGATTATAGATCATTCACAATCCATATTTGTAAGCTTTCCCAAACGGATAAGTCTCACCCCTTTTATGCGTAATTATTTTGACGGCTGTATGGATTTTGGCTTGCAGGAAGCTTCTCCATCTCATGTAGCATCTGCAGCTACCCTTTCAGTAGCATTTATGGAAGGTTTAAGTACAGTGTTCCAAAACTTTGGCCACAACTACAAGTAAGTTTTCTCTTCCCATCTTTAAAAAAACCTTAGAAAGTGAAAAGGAAAGATGAAAACAGAAGCGCTACTCCCCTGTTTATTCCTTTCTTGGTTTCTCCTCAAGGGTTCTAGTCCAAAACCCACTTTCCTGAATGGAAACTGGCTTATAAGTTAGAAAaactttccttatttttcaaagTTGGCACAAAAGCAGAGTGATTATCTTTCATTTGTATGTTTACATGGGTTTATGTTTAACTATTAGCTGGGTGAATGTAATATTCCTCATTTAACCGAATCATGTTGTCTTGCAGTTCAGAGGATGCTTCGGGCTTCTTTATTTCTCTACTCTTTGGTCTTGGCCCACTTCTTGGAGGAGTTTCTCTCGTTGCATTTGCTCTTACATTTCGGCTTCAGCACGCTCTCCTAACCGGTGTAGCATCAGGCATTGCCTTTGTCCTGGGTGCTTGGAGGCCATTGCAACTCGTCTTGCAATCAAAGATGGAGTTTTTATCATTAATTTCGCTCCTAGTGACGGGATTTGCATTTGCACATTTTTGTACGTCAAGTGTTTCTAAGCTTGGAAGTCGCAAGAGGACTGCAGCAAATTCATTGACTTCTGTAACCGGCTTACCGATAAGCTCTCTTACCCTTCAGTCAGTTTTGTGCTGTCTCGCTATTGCCCTCCACGCGTTCGCTGAGGGGCTCGCATTAGGGGTTGCTGCGCCCAAAGCGTATGGATTTGGCCGGCACATGGTGCTCCCCGTCTCCCTGCATGGTCTTCCTAGGGGTGCAGCCGTGGCAAGTTGCATTTTTGGAGCAACTGACAGCTGGCACGGGTCCCTCTTAGCAGCTGCGCTCATCGGGTTTGTAGGCCCGTCATCAGCAATCGGAGCCATACTTGCTGGGATCGATTACAGTGGTCTCGACCACATCATGATGCTCGCGTGTGGGGCCCTACTCCCATGCTTTTGGAGCATCGTCAAGAGAGCAGTTAGCCTGGATAAGCAGAAGGGCGTGGCTGGGCTTATAATGGGCGTTTTGTTCGCCAGCGTCTGCCTAACGTTTACCAAGTTGGTTTGCTTGCACACTCCTTACTGCAACTCCGCACCCGAGGCTGTGAGATGATGGACTCGCGACTCTCTCATCCATGTCAGGTATTTTTGACTCTCTTACCGACCTCTATGAACATCATTCTTGAAAATCAGGTAGGCCTATTTAGCGCCTAACTTGAAGAACGAGAGCAACAAAGCTTATAAGACATCTTAAAAAAGAGACAAGACAAGTTGTTCATTTGTACATCATATCTATACGCTGTCTACTCTATTAGATGTATTGTGGATTCTTTTCTCATTCGTGCCATAACAATCTGGAACGAAAACTATCATCTTTGTGTATATGTGAGAACAATCTTCTTCTAGGATTCAATGGTATTTGAGCACAATTTACATTCAACTGTTTGTGATGAATCTGATTTATTGGTCGTTTTAGCCCCGAGGGCGAAAATAAGAACTCACGACAGCTTAGTTTTTATTCTTGTTTAGTCATTGTAGTCCTGAGAATGAAAACGAGAAACCATGATAATATATAGCTCTGAAGGGCAGCGTGTACGGAACTCAAGAACATGCAAAAATTGCTGTGTAGTTGAGTGGTGAGGTGAAAAACATATTCTTCATATTACTCGTATTATAAATCCCTGCACTCACCTGCTTGCTTCTTCATCACAAATCTATCTTCAAAaaggaaagaagagaagaatgGGTTCAAGAAAGAATAGGCACCACCTGATTGTTTTTGCAGCCATTCTGGTGCTGGAGATGTGGGCTTGTTGTGACGCCACGGCGCTGGAGATGTGGGCTTGTTGTGACGCCACGGCGCGGTGGCGCTTGGACGACGACGAGGCAATGCTGAAAAGGTATGAGGAGTGGATAGTCGACGACGAGGCAATGCTGAAAAAGGTATGAGGAGTGGATAGTCGAATATGGACGAGTGTATGCAAACCAGACAGAGAAGGTAAAGCGGTTCAATATATTCAAAGAGAATGCGAAATTTATCGACTCTTTCAACCAGgtcgaaaataaaaataatactttcaCTTTGGGAGGAGGAGTCAACGAGTTTGCAGATTTTACTGACGAAGAATTTGCATCCTCTAGAATGGGATGCGCGATGCCATCTCATCACGAGAAAACGCCATTTATGTACAATTACACGGCTATTGTTCCTCCCTGGATAAATTGGGTATTACATGGAGCAGTGACTCggataaaaaatcaaaaacaatgTGGTAATTAATACTCataacaaattttaataatatgtagGGTCAATCGGGATTTAGCCTACTCGCCAAAAAGTTTCCTACTATTGCTATAAAAATTAAGCTATGGGATGAGTTTAACtaaaatttttgacattttaaaattaacatttaaaatatttaattttgtcaaaCTAACACATTTgctttataaatataaatttaaaacatcACTTAATCAATCTAAATCTCCA contains these protein-coding regions:
- the LOC116016482 gene encoding putative zinc transporter At3g08650, which translates into the protein MELRLWHFILIFLFVSVLSGHVTTESENGTKQKVTAPLRNSGSNIIDGSGKEYAFTSDGVTNGNGDLRGGNNRVSVSTVAFFTLAMAAATGLGAVPFFFVDLDPQWSGICNGMAGGVMLAASFDLIQEGQDHGSGSWVVFGILAGGIFISLCKKFLDHYGEVSMLDIKGADAAKAVLVVGIMTLHSFGEGAGVGVSFAGSKGLSQGVLVTLAIAVHNIPEGLAVSMVLASKGVSPHKAMLWSIITSLPQPIVAVPSFVCADAFNKFLPFATGFAAGCMIWMVMAEVLPDGFKEASPSHVASAATLSVAFMEGLSTVFQNFGHNYNSEDASGFFISLLFGLGPLLGGVSLVAFALTFRLQHALLTGVASGIAFVLGAWRPLQLVLQSKMEFLSLISLLVTGFAFAHFCTSSVSKLGSRKRTAANSLTSVTGLPISSLTLQSVLCCLAIALHAFAEGLALGVAAPKAYGFGRHMVLPVSLHGLPRGAAVASCIFGATDSWHGSLLAAALIGFVGPSSAIGAILAGIDYSGLDHIMMLACGALLPCFWSIVKRAVSLDKQKGVAGLIMGVLFASVCLTFTKLVCLHTPYCNSAPEAVR